The following proteins are co-located in the Gossypium hirsutum isolate 1008001.06 chromosome A02, Gossypium_hirsutum_v2.1, whole genome shotgun sequence genome:
- the LOC107951572 gene encoding protein SENSITIVE TO PROTON RHIZOTOXICITY 1 translates to MDHRDRQSIEHQKKDPQQHPHPCFTNFTTHHQQQKWEDPSLLDYSTRIEPPFQGFNPNCQTKSSFPCNPNNQIKVPDPIMNELLQASKVQDWDPSAMLNNLSFLEQKIHQLQGLVHSIIGRGGQVLGQPDELVAQQQQLITAALTSIIVQLISTAGSLLPSVKHHTLCGPPPAASLPQFQAQNGGGNSVPELPNTVDVSSNSGEQQNHVMEEHEMKDEEDAEELGENLFPGTYEILQLEKEEILAPHTHFCTICGKGFKRDANLRMHMRGHGDEYKTPAALAKPNKESSSEPTLIKRYSCPFAGCKRNKDHKKFQPLKTILCVKNHYKRSHCDKSYICSRCHTKKFSVIADLKTHEKHCGKDKWLCSCGTTFSRKDKLFGHIALFQGHTPAIPLDETKGPTAPSDPGDGSEATNVVGSMNFFNFGSENGVDVKGSLDDPAAYFSPLNFETCNFGGFHEFPRPASDDSETSLAFLLSGACGYNNNNNDVERS, encoded by the coding sequence ATGGATCATAGAGACAGGCAGTCTATTGAACATCAAAAGAAAGATCCTCAACAACACCCCCACCCATGTTTTACTAATTTCACAACACACCATCAGCAGCAGAAATGGGAAGATCCTTCCCTATTAGATTACAGCACCAGGATTGAACCTCCTTTCCAGGGATTCAACCCAAACTGTCAAACCAAATCTTCATTTCCATGTAACCCCAATAACCAAATCAAGGTCCCTGACCCTATCATGAATGAGTTGCTTCAAGCCAGCAAAGTCCAAGATTGGGATCCAAGTGCAATGCTAAACAATCTGTCATTCCTGGAGCAGAAGATCCATCAGCTTCAGGGTCTGGTGCATTCCATCATTGGGAGAGGGGGTCAAGTTTTGGGGCAACCAGATGAACTTGTAGCTCAGCAACAGCAGCTCATCACTGCTGCTCTCACTTCGATTATAGTTCAGTTGATATCTACTGCTGGTAGTCTCCTTCCATCTGTTAAGCATCATACACTTTGTGGTCCACCACCCGCTGCATCTCTTCCACAGTTTCAGGCACAAAATGGTGGTGGGAACAGTGTCCCTGAGTTGCCTAACACTGTCGATGTTAGTAGTAACAGTGGGGAGCAGCAGAATCATGTAATGGAGGAACATGAAATGAAAGATGAGGAAGATGCTGAGGAATTAGGGGAGAATCTTTTCCCAGGCACCTATGAGATATTGCAGTTAGAAAAGGAAGAAATCCTTGCACCCCATACTCATTTCTGCACTATATGTGGGAAAGGATTCAAAAGAGATGCCAATTTAAGGATGCACATGAGAGGGCATGGTGATGAGTACAAAACACCAGCAGCACTAGCTAAACCCAATAAAGAATCCAGTTCTGAACCAACTCTTATTAAGAGATATTCATGCCCTTTTGCTGGTTGCAAGAGGAACAAGGATCACAAAAAGTTCCAGCCTCTGAAAACCATCTTATGTGTCAAAAACCATTACAAGAGATCCCACTGTGACAAGAGCTACATCTGCAGCAGGTGCCACACCAAGAAATTCTCAGTGATTGCTGATCTCAAAACTCATGAGAAGCATTGTGGTAAAGATAAATGGCTATGTTCGTGCGGCACCACGTTTTCGAGGAAAGATAAGCTGTTTGGTCACATAGCTCTTTTCCAGGGTCACACTCCAGCAATTCCCTTGGATGAAACTAAAGGACCCACTGCCCCATCTGACCCTGGAGATGGCAGTGAAGCAACAAATGTGGTCGGAAGCATGAATTTCTTCAACTTTGGTAGTGAAAATGGGGTGGATGTCAAAGGCAGCCTTGATGATCCTGCTGCTTATTTCTCACCATTGAACTTTGAGACATGTAACTTTGGTGGGTTTCATGAGTTCCCTCGACCGGCATCCGATGATTCGGAGACTTCATTGGCATTTCTCCTTTCAGGAGCGTGTggttacaataataataataatgatgttgaGAGGTCTTGA